The genomic region AGATGCCTGTGATAATAGTAGCATTGATAAATTTGATTTTGGGGGCACTACTCCAAACTCCTCGCATTTTCACTGGAAAAAACAGTATGGAGGGACTCCGATGCCGCTTCAATATTATGAAAAAGTATACAGTCCTGCAAAAAAGTTTTTAAGAGAGAAAACAGTAAGGCCAAGAGTTATTATAAGAAAACTGATATGGAGTAAACTGGTTTCGCAGGAACAGGCAAATAAAATGTCGTCCAAAACTAGAAAATTTCTGGAATGGTTCTAAATTATGAAAGCTATAGTGTCAATTCCAACATATAATGAAGCAGAAAATATAGAAACTCTTGTATATCAAATATTAGATCTACCTGTAGATATAGGGGTGATAGTTGTAGATGACAATTCTCCTGATGGTACTGGCAAAATTGTTGATAGACTTCACACTGCATTTCCGGACAGGGTATATCATCTGCATAGAGAGAACAGAGCCGGGTTTGCTGCAGCTCATAAAGCAGGATTGAGATATGCTCTTAAGAATACAAATGCGGAATATATATTAACAATGGATGCTGATTTTTCACATGATCCCAAATATATACCAAAAATGCTAACTAAAATGGAAGAATATGACGTAATTATCGGGTCTAGATATATTAAAAATGGAGGGACTCAGAATTGGGACATAGGTAGAAAACTGCTGAGCAGAGGGGCGAATATATATGCTAGAACAATATTAAGTCTTTCTGCCGGGGATTGTACAGGAGGATTTAGATGTTTTAGGAGAAAGGTTGTCGAACATATTGATATAGAACATCTGTATTCCCATGGATACGGATATTTAATAGAGACATTGTTTAAATGTCAGAGAAATGGATATAAAATAGGGGAAATTCCAATAATCTTTGTAGATCGCCAGTTTGGGAAATCAAAGCTGTCAAAAGCCATTGCTGTAGAGGCGTTTTTCTTAGTCTTAAAGTTAAGGATTAGGGGAGAGAAGTGAAGATATTATTAATAAATCCTCCCAAATACGACAAAAGGCTCTATACTCTCAGAGATGAGATATGTTTTCAGAATGTCAAATATGTACCTTTTCCTCTCAGACTTGCACAGGTTGCCAGCGTATTAAAACATGTTTCTGATGTTCAGGTTATTGATGCAAACGCCCTTGAGTTAGGCTGGGCGGAACTTGAGGAGCAAATGCCTGAATGTGATGCTGTGATATTCCAATCAGCAGCTGGCTTGATAGCTCATGATATGAAAGTAGCGGATATTGTGAAAAGAAAGTTTGGGAGAAATATTAAGACAATTCTTATAGAAACTGTGCTAGCGCCTATATATCCGGAGCGAATATTAGAGGATTTTATGAGCTTAGATATAATTGTACGGGGACAGCCAGAAGTAGTTATACCGGACATAGTCAAAAATATGAAATCAAATCTTCAGAATGTGAAAGGCATAGCGTTTAGAGATGTGAGCGGAAAGATTGTTGCGACAGACTCTGCCAACATCATGGACTCATTAGATGAACTGCCGTTCATGGCATACGATCTATTTTCGATGGACAGATATTCAATTGGCTACTTAGATCTTCCTTTTCACGAGAAACGGGTTCATGGGATTAGAATAAGAACTACAAGGGATTGCCCATATGCATGTCCTTTTTGCATAATAGGCTCAAGCAGATGGAGGGGATATAACCGCAAGTGGAAGGCAATGTCTTCTGAAAGAGCGCTTAACGAGCTGGAGTATGTTGTAGACAAGTATAAGATTCATGGATTTTTCTTCTGGGATGAGACTTTTACTCTTGATCAGTCCCGTGCAGAGAAAATATGTGACGGAATAATAAATAGAAATCTCAAACTTCAGTGGCGTTGTTTAACCAGAATAGATTGTATTAACCAGAGACTTCTTGAGAAAATGGCTAGAGCAGGATGCAAACTCATAGAATATGGCATAGAATCCGGAGATCCGTCAGGCAGGAAAGATATGCAGAAGAATTTCTCAAATCAAGAAGCAATTAATATTATTAAACAGACAAAGGAGGCTGGTATAAAGGCAAACTGTGATTTAATAGTAGGTATGCCCTGGGACGATAAAAATACGCTGCATAGAACGTTTGAGCTTGCAAAGGAACTGGATGCTGATAATATTCATCTTACAATGGCGTTTCCATATCCAAAAACGCAACTTTTTGACATTGCAGAGAAAGAGAATTTGATCGCTGCAAGCGATATGTATCCGCTTATAGTTGGGAAGCGGGTACGTGTTGGCGCACTCGCTGTTATGCGGACTAGAAGATTATCAGTTGATGAGCTTGAAAAAATCTGGAAGAAGATGAGAAGGGGAATTAACAGATATTATATATTTAAGAATGTCATTAAAAGGCCTTCTATAATTAGAGATATTTTGAGAAAGAGGGGGTTTTCTGCAATACTAAAAGGCATGCAAATGCTGGCAAAAAACACATAACTTATGTAGGAGTCATATATGAAACTTTCTATTGTTGTGCCTGTGTATAATGAGAAAAACACTATACTCAAGATTATAGAAAAGGTAAAAGCTCTGGATGTAGAAAAAGAGATAATAATTGTTGATGACTGTTCTACAGACGGCACCCGTGAGATTCTAAAAGAAAAACTGGACGGCAAATATCCGGAGGTAAGAATTTTTTATAATATCTCGAATCAAGGCAAGGGAGCAGCTCTGCGTACAGGCTTCAAGCATGTTAAAGGCGAGATTATAGCAATTCAGGACGCTGATTTAGAATATGAGCCTGAAGAGATTAAGGAGCTGATAAAGCCTATTACTGACGGGTTTGCTGATGTTGTTTACGGGTCAAGACTATCAGGAGGCAAGCCTCAGAGAATGTATCTCTTCTGGCACTTAGCAGGGAACAAATTCCTGACACTAATAACAAATTTGCTGTACAACACAACAATTTCCGATATGGAAACATGTTATAAGGTTATGACAAAAAGAGTTCTGGATTCCCTTAACTTAAAGTCAAGGCATTTTAACATAGAGCCGGAAATTACAGCAAAGATATTTAAACAGCACTACAGGGTGTATGAAATGCCAATTTCTTATTATGGAAGAGATTATTCGGAAGGGAAGAAGATCTGCTGGAGAGATGGTTTTTCTGCGATTTGGACGTTGATAAAATATCGTTTCATGAATTAGATGAAAAAACTCTCCAGTTTAACTAAACTGCTCCTCATCACATTTTTCTTTTATCTCATTGTTATTGGTATCATTGCAAGCCGATATGACTTTAACATCAGTTGCTTTATAAATTTTGGAGAAAAAAGTTCTTTAGTTACAAAAAAACTACTCCCTCCGAATTTTATAATTATGAAAAATATTAGTGGATACGATGGACAAGCGTATTATTATGCAGCATCGGATCCTTTCATAAAGACAAATTTTCACCGTATAGATTTGAAAAAATACCAGCGCTTTCTTTATCCATTTTTGGCCTATATACTGGCTTTTGGCAATGATGCTCTTTTGCCCTGGACCCTCTTGATTGTTAATATAATTTCAATTCTGGTAGGCACTCTGTTTTTATCAATAATTCTCAAAAAACATAATGTGAGTATCTGGTATGCTTTAATTTATTCTTTTGGGATAGGTAATACTGTAGCTTTTCAGTACAATTTAACAACCCCTCTTTTTCTATGTTTGATACTAATGGGAATTTATTTTTATGAAGAGAAGAAAATAGTCTCAACGGCTCTTTTTTTCTCTCTTGCTCTCATTACAAGGGAAACTACAGCGCTTATAATATTGGTTTTCCTAATGTACGAATTCTTCAAGAAAAGGTATAAAAATAGCTTTGTAATCATTCTATCCTTCATACCTTTTATTCTTCTTCAATTTTTTCTGTATCAGAGGCTTGGCAAAATACCTCTTCTTGGTTCCTCAGGACACCTCACCCTGCCCTTTGCTGGAATAATACAACATGTAAGCAATATAAATCTAAACGGAGGGATTAAAGCTATTATTAGGAAAATCAGTGTTATTCCATACTTTTGTTTTGTGGTGTTAGTCCTTGCTGTTTCCATAGTAAAACTTTTAAGAAATAAGAATATATACAACTGGAACTTGTTTGTTCAGGCGTTTGTATCGATCTTTATGTGCTACTCTATCTGGGAAGCATCGGCTGCAGCAACAAGAGTAACATTTGCCATTTTCCCTTTTATGATTCTGAGCTACGCAAAAGACAGGGATAAGCTTTCAAAGTATCTGTTTATCGGAGCAGGGCTTCTTACAGTTGCAGCCATTGTCCGAATACTTTTTGTAAGCCCGATACATGGGTATTATCTATCATGATTTTTTAGCGGGCTTTTTTGCTACAGCCTTTTTCTTCTTTGCTTTAGGTTCTTCTTTCTTTTTCCCAACTTTTTTTTCTGTTTTTTTAGGCTCTTTAACAGGTTTTTCTACAACCTGTTCATTTCTTGGAACCTCTAATGCTTTTAGTATGGTATCAAGTTTTCTGTTAAGTTGTTCAAATTCTTTTATAAATTGTTCAGGTTTATTTGATCCGGAATCTCTACTGCTGAACCTTCCCGAATCTCTTCCTCCTGATCTATTATAGCCTCCTCTATCAGGTCTTTTTGAATCTCTATCACCATATCTACTAGAATTCCCTGTTTTTTCGAAACAATCACTGCAGTAAACAGGTTTACCTTCAGTGGGTTTGAAAGGGACTTCACATCTCTTACCGCATTTGTCGCAGGTTACTTCATGCATCTGCTTTTCAAAGCTGCGTTTTCCAGAATCCCTTCCGCCAAATCTTCCAGAATCTCTTCCTGAGTCTCTTTTGCTAAATTTAGCATATCGATCAAAGTCTCTCATACTGCCTCCTCATTAATTATAGATTTATTAATTATATTTCTTCGTTCATGCTTGTGCATGGCGGAGAGGCCGGGATTCGAACCCGGGGTGGAGTTACCCCCACAACTGCTTAGCAGGCAGCTGCCTTCAACCGCTCGGCCACCTCTCCAAAATAAATACTGGTAACTACAAGCCATAAGCTATTAGCTACTAGTAACGAAGTTCTGGCGGAGGGAGTAGGATTTGAACCCACGTTCCGTTGCCGGAAAACGGTTTTCAAGACCGCCGCTTTCAGCCACTCAGCCATCCCTCCGATCTTTATTTAATAAGATTCAGTCCTTTCAGGTACTTGTAATAATCACTGTCCGTTGTAAGGATTATTGTGCTGTTCTCATCAATGGTCTTTTTATACGTCTCAATGGTTTTTAAGAATGAATAAAACTCAGGATCCTGGTTATATGCCACGGCATAGATGCCTATTACCTCAGCATCCGCCTTGCCTTTTAACCCCTCAGCTTGCCTATATGCCTCAGATGTAATTAGTTTGAGTTCCTTTCCTCTCTGTCCGTCTATTTCAGCGCGGCGGCCCTGCCCTTCAGAGCGATATTGTTCGGCAGCGCGCTTCCTCTCGGAAATCATACGATCATAGACTTTTCTCCTTACGTCTTCTACGTAATTGATCCGCTTAATTCGCACATCAACAAGTTCTATGCCATACTTGGGAGCAAGTTCTTTTGCGTCGTGTAAGATTATCTCCTCTAATTTGTTCCGGCCTACTTCTATGCGTTCAAGGGCTTCGTCAGTAATTATTACGTCTTTCCCCACTTCTTTCACCTCGTCTACAATGCGATTGGAATTTCTTACTGTCTCAACAAGGAGATGCCTTGTAATTGTATCCCTGGTTGCTGAATTGATAATGTCATCAATCCTTGCGTGAGCTCCCATCTCATTGTTCACCGACTGCAGAAATTTCAACGCATCAACAATCTTCCAGCGCGCAGTAGCATCAACCCAGATATATTTTTTATCATTGGTGGGAATCTGATTGGGATCGCCATCCCACTCAAGAAGTCGTTTCTCAAAGTAACGCGCTTTCTGAATAAATGGTTTTTTAAAGTGCAGTCCTGCGGTTGTAATTGGATTACCAACAGGTTTGCCAAATTGGGTTATCACAACCTGTTTCGTCTCATCTACAACATACATCACACCGCTCATAGCTATAAGTATTATTAAGATAATTAAGGCAATAAATACATTCAAAAGCTTTTTCATTATTTTACTCCTCCTTTTTGTCCAAGATTAAGCAGTGGCAATATTGAAGACTGCTTCGGGTCAATTATATACTTTTCTT from bacterium harbors:
- a CDS encoding polyprenol monophosphomannose synthase encodes the protein MKAIVSIPTYNEAENIETLVYQILDLPVDIGVIVVDDNSPDGTGKIVDRLHTAFPDRVYHLHRENRAGFAAAHKAGLRYALKNTNAEYILTMDADFSHDPKYIPKMLTKMEEYDVIIGSRYIKNGGTQNWDIGRKLLSRGANIYARTILSLSAGDCTGGFRCFRRKVVEHIDIEHLYSHGYGYLIETLFKCQRNGYKIGEIPIIFVDRQFGKSKLSKAIAVEAFFLVLKLRIRGEK
- a CDS encoding radical SAM protein, translated to MKILLINPPKYDKRLYTLRDEICFQNVKYVPFPLRLAQVASVLKHVSDVQVIDANALELGWAELEEQMPECDAVIFQSAAGLIAHDMKVADIVKRKFGRNIKTILIETVLAPIYPERILEDFMSLDIIVRGQPEVVIPDIVKNMKSNLQNVKGIAFRDVSGKIVATDSANIMDSLDELPFMAYDLFSMDRYSIGYLDLPFHEKRVHGIRIRTTRDCPYACPFCIIGSSRWRGYNRKWKAMSSERALNELEYVVDKYKIHGFFFWDETFTLDQSRAEKICDGIINRNLKLQWRCLTRIDCINQRLLEKMARAGCKLIEYGIESGDPSGRKDMQKNFSNQEAINIIKQTKEAGIKANCDLIVGMPWDDKNTLHRTFELAKELDADNIHLTMAFPYPKTQLFDIAEKENLIAASDMYPLIVGKRVRVGALAVMRTRRLSVDELEKIWKKMRRGINRYYIFKNVIKRPSIIRDILRKRGFSAILKGMQMLAKNT
- a CDS encoding glycosyltransferase family 2 protein, with the translated sequence MKLSIVVPVYNEKNTILKIIEKVKALDVEKEIIIVDDCSTDGTREILKEKLDGKYPEVRIFYNISNQGKGAALRTGFKHVKGEIIAIQDADLEYEPEEIKELIKPITDGFADVVYGSRLSGGKPQRMYLFWHLAGNKFLTLITNLLYNTTISDMETCYKVMTKRVLDSLNLKSRHFNIEPEITAKIFKQHYRVYEMPISYYGRDYSEGKKICWRDGFSAIWTLIKYRFMN
- the hflC gene encoding protease modulator HflC, which codes for MKKLLNVFIALIILIILIAMSGVMYVVDETKQVVITQFGKPVGNPITTAGLHFKKPFIQKARYFEKRLLEWDGDPNQIPTNDKKYIWVDATARWKIVDALKFLQSVNNEMGAHARIDDIINSATRDTITRHLLVETVRNSNRIVDEVKEVGKDVIITDEALERIEVGRNKLEEIILHDAKELAPKYGIELVDVRIKRINYVEDVRRKVYDRMISERKRAAEQYRSEGQGRRAEIDGQRGKELKLITSEAYRQAEGLKGKADAEVIGIYAVAYNQDPEFYSFLKTIETYKKTIDENSTIILTTDSDYYKYLKGLNLIK